Below is a window of Zygosaccharomyces rouxii strain CBS732 chromosome C complete sequence DNA.
TAAGAAGGATAGCAATCTTGATCTGGGATGTAGATACCTGGTTCAATGGTAATGACTTGACCAGCTTCCAAATTTTGGTGTCTAGAGCAATCTGGGGTATCGTGAACGTCTAACCCTAATTGGTGACCAATGTAATGAGGGAATAATTTGTTAACTTCCCATTTTTGGATATCCCTGAATCCAACGTTTCTTAACTCtatttttgtaaaatctaAACTTCTTTCGTGGATTTCATGAATCGAATAACCATTATGAGCCTTACAGAGATCAATACATTTTCTTTGGACGTTTAAAACAGCTTCATAGAGATCTTTTTGAGGGTCAGTAAATTTTCCGCTAACAGGCCAAGTACGTGAAATATCGGTGCAATAGCCGCCTAACGACCCAGAAGCGTCAACAAGaaccatttcatcatcgtaCATCACATCATCATTTCTCGTATAGTGAATACACAAACCATTGGAACCTGTAGCCACCACGGGGATGTATGACGATTTATCACAACCTCCAGCTAGAAATTTGTATTCCAGGAATGCCTGTAAAGTTTTCTCATTGCGGAATCTGTTAGCATATGCTTGGTTATAAGCCCTTCCAGAAATTTGACCTGCTCTTCTCATGATACGTAGCTCCGCTGgtgattttatttttcttaaTTCCCCGATGGTCTTTGAGATACCACGGATTTTTTTCGAAGTACCTTTCCTCTTAATTACATCCATAATTGTTTGATGTCCATCAGAGATCGTTTGcaatgaaaagaaagtgCTGAAGAATGCAGAGTGATTGACATTAGTTTTATCCTTGGGGGTATCGAAATAGATATAATCgtttctttcaaaaattttactCAAATAGAGTGGCAAACTACCCATATCTGTAGCTTCATCtgcattgaaaatttctctGGCACCTTCTGGTCCTGTCCTATAACCTTCCCATTGTTCTGCAAATGCATCCTTAGGTGGAACTACAAGATGAAATACAATCTGGtctaaattatcattagGTTTTTCTAAAACCATCACAGAATCAGGTTCATTCCAACCAGTCAAATAGTACATATCATTGTTTTGCTGGAAAGGGTAGAAAACTGGGCCAGAGGCAAATTTCACCTGGCTGCCGGCTATAACCACACAACTCTTGGGGGGTAACTTCGATGCTAActtaattcttctttcaaaatattcaattgCACTAATACCGGGAGTTAGTTCGCCTTGTTTAATCAGGTTTGGTCTAGTTTCATGCAGTGCTTGACCAGCCTCTATTGGTATTCTTCGGCGGTTCAAATATTGAAGATGAGGGGCACAACTCCCGAAAAGCCGCGTAGCTGGTCTACGATAAAATGCGGCTAGTATCTTTTGTCTCAACATCATCGTTTAACCTTTTCCCCCTTGTCCAGGTGTGAGTTATTGATGTTAATGGCGACGTTCTCTcaatcaagaatttttaaagTTCCTTTCTTATAGAGCCATTTGAtatcttctcttttttttcaaaaaacaGAACCGGGGGGGAAGTCATATGAATGTGCGAAAACCCAAATCTAGGAAAcggaaaaaagaataaaggTTAGGCACATAATGTTCCACGTTTGTTCCTTCTCTTATTTGGgggttgttgttgttttttttattgtttAGCGATTGAATGAGTGGTACgtatttggatttgtaATTGAAAATCGTAGATTATCTTAGCATTAATTGATAATATACAAACAAATTAAACGGAGAGGTGGGAGGGTAATTTACCATACGCTCCTCAACGATTTTTTGGAAACGCTGATCTTCCTAATTTTTTTCGGAGTTTCTGTTCTAGAGGAATGAGCTGCTGTAATGTCTAAAGTGTCATTAAGCACCGAGCTATTTTCTTCCTCCAAATATTGATCTAAATCGACATGCTTTCTCTTTTGTCCCATAGTGGGTAACGATTGGTTTTGGGGTATATTATCGCTAATGTCTAGCGATTGTAGATTACATGAAGATGGTAACGAAAAGGACTTGTTCCTCAATTCCGTAATTTCATCCAACCATCTATCCACTTGCGATTTCGATTGGGGCACGATATCCATATAACATGAATGAGGATGTTGTGATTGGAATGTAAAATTAATGTTATATTCTTCGccttcttgtaaaagacCGTGTTCAGCGGCTACAATGTTTGGAATGTCTATTTGGACATTATTGTGAAACCTTAGTGTTTGACTACTTTTAGGTTTTCTCCATTCAGAACCGATAGTTAGGATTTCATCTTGGAAAAGTACGGACATGCAAAAGGCAAATCTTTCCCTTATTTCTTCGTTGATTTCTTTAGGTCCTATGAGTTGTTTGATAAAATTGCTTGTCGAAGAAGGCAAAGATCTTGCACGAGCCAAGTACCTATAACATTTCCTCAACAACATCAAATCTTGAAGCTCTGAAGACTCTAGCAGTAATTTAGATCCAAAAAGGCAAAGGAGACACTTTTCGATGTATGCGCCCTGGTAGTTACCATAACAGATACCATGCACCCGTTTTCTACAATTTTTACAGCATTTTAATTTTGTTGAACTGGGAGCACATTGCGTACCACATTCGCATTTAAGGGGATGATGGCTTGTAGTTCTGACagtagtggtagtggtagtggcTGTGGTGGCACCTTCAGCCGCCGACGTATGGGGATGAATTGCTTGAGTTGGTTGGATTTCAGGTtgtgaagatttcaaataatcaCCTAAAACATTACTCGTCTGTGATTGTGATGGTTCAGATGTTATATTACTGACGTTTGGCTTTCCCTTATCTTCAACGaattcaaatggatcaatttcatcgaaTTCTGAAGAATTCTCAGCATCTATATCTGTAGCAGAGAATACTTTCATTGCTAATTTATGATGCTTGGTATCGAGAGATCCAACTGAAAACATGgcagaatctgaagatgatggaATTTTGATGGTCGCAGGTTTATCGAAACttgcatctttgaa
It encodes the following:
- the HOP1 gene encoding Hop1p (similar to uniprot|P20050 Saccharomyces cerevisiae YIL072W HOP1 Meiosis-specific DNA binding protein that displays Red1p dependent localization to the unsynapsed axial-lateral elements of the synaptonemal complex required for homologous chromosome synapsis and chiasma formation), coding for MSTRQLLQNKTKTKTDITTEQSQKLVQTMLTMSFGCLAFLRGLFPDESFVDQRFVPEKVEKNYNKQTSSQTNSIKIKTLVRGKFTEVDLLLDWLEKGVFQAIKLKYLKALSLGIFLNEHDSTNLLENYTFTFDYDVENNVRLSINDESSTISLLDSRKMAQQLMRRFIIITQSLEPLPQKKYLTVRLMFNDDCPRDYQPHLFKDASFDKPATIKIPSSSDSAMFSVGSLDTKHHKLAMKVFSATDIDAENSSEFDEIDPFEFVEDKGKPNVSNITSEPSQSQTSNVLGDYLKSSQPEIQPTQAIHPHTSAAEGATTATTTTTTVRTTSHHPLKCECGTQCAPSSTKLKCCKNCRKRVHGICYGNYQGAYIEKCLLCLFGSKLLLESSELQDLMLLRKCYRYLARARSLPSSTSNFIKQLIGPKEINEEIRERFAFCMSVLFQDEILTIGSEWRKPKSSQTLRFHNNVQIDIPNIVAAEHGLLQEGEEYNINFTFQSQHPHSCYMDIVPQSKSQVDRWLDEITELRNKSFSLPSSCNLQSLDISDNIPQNQSLPTMGQKRKHVDLDQYLEEENSSVLNDTLDITAAHSSRTETPKKIRKISVSKKSLRSVW
- the ICP55 gene encoding aminopeptidase (similar to uniprot|P40051 Saccharomyces cerevisiae YER078C Hypothetical ORF), which produces MMLRQKILAAFYRRPATRLFGSCAPHLQYLNRRRIPIEAGQALHETRPNLIKQGELTPGISAIEYFERRIKLASKLPPKSCVVIAGSQVKFASGPVFYPFQQNNDMYYLTGWNEPDSVMVLEKPNDNLDQIVFHLVVPPKDAFAEQWEGYRTGPEGAREIFNADEATDMGSLPLYLSKIFERNDYIYFDTPKDKTNVNHSAFFSTFFSLQTISDGHQTIMDVIKRKGTSKKIRGISKTIGELRKIKSPAELRIMRRAGQISGRAYNQAYANRFRNEKTLQAFLEYKFLAGGCDKSSYIPVVATGSNGLCIHYTRNDDVMYDDEMVLVDASGSLGGYCTDISRTWPVSGKFTDPQKDLYEAVLNVQRKCIDLCKAHNGYSIHEIHERSLDFTKIELRNVGFRDIQKWEVNKLFPHYIGHQLGLDVHDTPDCSRHQNLEAGQVITIEPGIYIPDQDCYPSYFRNIGIRIEDDIAIGQHDYTNLTVEAAKEIADLENIMQNGVTTKIEEDVVSPLKD